From the Moorena sp. SIOASIH genome, the window TTTTAAGCTCTAAGAGAAGAAAATCCGATTCAAATTCAAACTTGCCATTTATTGCAGCAACTAGTCTGCGATTATTAATAGCCTTATTATTGAGCTTTGTGGTTGCTAAGCCCCTTGAATTGAGGCTTTTTGAAAAAGAAATTAACCAGAAAATAAAACAAAATAAAAATGAGATAAGAGAAGAAAAAATTAACGAACCAATAAAAGAATTGGAGCAAGAAATTAAAGAATTAAATAAAGAAAAGGACAAGTATAAAAATGAATGGAAGGACGCCGAAAATGTGGCTAATGCAGAAGCAGAAGGTACACAGGGAACAGGCCAATTTGGAAAAGGAATTGTTTATCAAGACAAACGAAATTATGCAGATGAAATCAAACAAAAATTTATTGAATTAGATAATAAAGTTAAGGATAAAGAGGAAAAAATCGATAAGCTTAGGCAAGAACGTAACCTGATTTTGCAGTCACCAGAGAGTAACTTAGAACAACTGAATCAAGAACAAATTGACAAAGAATCAGATGGCTTCTTAGCCCGTCTTGTTGCTTTAGAAGAACTATCTAAAGACGATCCGAATATTCGTAATATTAATTGGCTAATAACTGCCTTATTCGTCACTATTGAAATCTCACCTATATTAGTTAAACTTTTGTCTGGCAAAGGTCCTTATGATTATTTACTTGAACAGAAAGAAAGTCAGGAAAATTATAATGAATATTTCCGCATTAAAAAAGAACAAAGACTTCTCTTATCTGAAGAATTATCAAAAAAATACATGAAAAAAATTAATGATTTTGAACAGTAAATTACAAAAACAAAAAAAGACTATAGCGGTTTCTAGCCTAATGAGGTACACAGGATTTTTTCCCTCTTGCCTATTGCTAGCTTGCCTATTACCTGCTCCCTGCTCCCTTTCAATCAAAAGACGATGTCTTAAACAATACTTCCTTTGCTATAGCACCCACATGGGAATGCAATGGGTCAGAGGAGCATAAACAAGTATTTATACTCAGTAAAGTTTTTTTTCGCGATCGCAAAGTGCCCCAGAATGCGTTCGCGTAGCGGCTCGTACCGAGCATCGCGTAGCGTGACCATTCGCGTAGCGTGGCCTAAAGGCCAAGGTCAATCGCTTCCCTTACAGGTTTCGTAACTTATATACTACTTTTTGAAGCACGAAATCTGGGATAAACCTATACCAAGATGACTCATGTCTGTCTATAGCAAGGGGAACAGGGAACAGGGAACAGGGAACAGGGAACAGGGAACAGAGAACAGAGAACAAAACTCTTGCCTATTGCCTATTGCCTCCTGCCTATTGCCTCTTGCCTATTGCCTATTGCCTATTGCCTCTTGCCTCTTGCCTCTTGCCTTAAAACCATAAGCATGTCCCTCAAACCTTGCTGACAATTGCCCTATAGTCCCCTCTTCAAAACTCCTACAAAAATTGATATAGTTACCCTTGTCAGCAACTTTTAATCAAAAGGAGGATTAGAGCGATTCATGAAGTACTGCAAGTACTTTCTACACCTGGCAGCCTGGTGCATCTCACTTTTGCAATTAGGCAAAAATTCTAATAAAATTCCCACACTCCCCACCCTCCCCACACTCCCCACCCTCCCCACACTCCCCACACTTCCCTTCTTTTTTACAAATATGAGATGCACCCTGGCAGCCTTTCTACTAGCACTAACTATATTAGTCTTGCCTCTGCCAGCCCAAGCCCAAAGCGCTGCCACCATTAAAGCTAACTTTCAAAACAAGGATCTAAGCGGTAAGGATTTCTCCGGTAAAAACTTTAGTTACAAGGTTTTTAGCAATGTCAATTTACAGTCAGCTAACTTGAGCAACGCTAAGTTTATAGGTGCGGATATTACCAAAGTTAATTTCACGAATGCTAACCTACATGGAGCCGATTTTACCTATGCATTCATTAATCGATCTACCTTCAAGAAAGCAGACTTAACCGATGCAGTGTTTGAAGATGCATTTATGTCCAAATCTAAATTTAAGGGTGCAGATATTACTGGCGCTGACTTCACGTTTGCAATTTTGGATTATAACCAAGACCGGAAGCTATGCAAAAAAGCTTCTGGTAAGAATACTATAACTGGTGTTGAAACTAAGGATTCTTTATTCTGTTATTAAAATTAATTTAAGTATTCAGCGGTCAGCGGTCAGCGGTCAGCGGTCAGCGGTCAGCGGTCAGCGGTCAGCGGTCAGTGGTCAGCCGTCAGTGGTCAGTGGTCAGCCGTTGGCCTTTGCCTGTAAGTTAAAAGCTAATAGCTGAAAGCTGAAAGCTGAAAGCTGAAAGCTGAAAGCTAATAGCTAATAGCTGAAAGCTGAAAGCTGAAAGCTGAAAGCTAATAGCTGAAAGCTGAAAGCTGAAAGCTGAAAGCTGAAAGCTGATAACTGATAACTGATAGCTGATAGCTTAACTTAATTTTCATCTAAATAAAAACGGTAAAACAAATAATCATCCCGGAAAGGATGATCATCTGCGACATGATGAATAATACCTCGATTAATCAGTATCTGTCCAATAGCCACTGCATCTTCCCGAGTAGAATTACACCGTTTCACCAACCAATCTACTGCTTCTGACCCCACAAAACAGCATCCATAGCTATTGAGACGATAGCGACGGTCTTTAATATCCAACCCTCCTGGTTGACGCATTTCCTCGACCAAGGTTTCAATGTCTAGTGTTACCATATCCTCTTGGAAAGGAGCAGTAGGGTAAGAGTCTTGATCTAGGTCATCGATCGGCTCTAGGAAACCTGAAACTAAGGAATCCTGGGGTAGCTGCTGAGACTGATACCCATTGGGAATATAGAGTTGGTTTTCTGGCGGTTTTGGCTGACGGTCCCCTAGCCAAGCCATGAGCAATTTCTCTAACTGAGGCGATCGCACATGGAGGTCCCGTTGAGGAAATGGTATATGGATATCATAGCGACGGAGACTTTTCTCAATCCGGTAGTTGAGGTCACTCTTGATTTTAGGCTGCCGCTTGGGGTCTCCAGTCCAGACCAACAGCTCAAATTTGAGGGCACTCTCACCAAATTCCTGAAACCAAACTTGGGGATAGGGCCTCAGTAACACTTCCGGGTGACTCTTGGCAGCTGCCAACAGTGCCTTCTTGACCTGCTCCACATCCGATCCATAAGCCACTCCTACTGGAATTTTTAGTCGGGAAATCGGGTTACCGTGACTCCAGTTAATTACCTCAGTTTCTAAAAAGCGGGCATTGGGCACAATTATTGTCACTTTATCCAAGGTGCAAATTTCTGTACTGCGGGAACCAACGTGCTGCACAGTTCCCACCAAATCGTTGACCTTAATAAAATCCCCCTGCTGAATCGGTCGCTCTAGGGTGATAATTAAGCCACTGATAAAGTTGTTAGCAATATTTTGCACACCGAAGCCAATCCCCACCCCTAAGACACTAGCAAAAATGGTTAGGGAACTCAAATCCAACCCAGAACTTTGGAGTATGATAATCATGCCCAAAAACGTCAGGACATACTGGGTCAGGATAGCAATCACATCTTGCACCCCTGAATCAGCGCCAGTTTTCCCCAAGATGTAATGCCTGAATAGCCTGGTGATGGCACTAACCCCAAACCATAGCACAACGGTTAATACCACCAACAGCAGCACTTGGATTGCAGAATACTTGCTTTCTCCCGGACCAATTACAGGAGACTTGAGGAAGTTTAACAGTTCATAACGCCAACTGCGAACTTGGGGAAATAGGTCACTAATAGTTAAGATAACTGTAGTCCACAGGATAAGCTGTAAGCCTAACAGGGCTGCCCCGAGAAATAATTTGGCTGGGTCGTGCCAAGGGAAAAAACGAGAAGCCGGATTCCCTAGCCAGGAGGTCAGTTTCCGCAAGGCAAATTGCCTGAACAAGCGTAACAGGAAGTACAACAGGATTAACAACACCAGCACTACCGCTGTAAACCTTACTGCCTGACGACTATAATCTGGCATGCGCTGTTGTTTGCCCTGCCGGATTGCCTTTTCAATCAGCTTCTCCCATTTCTCGGCTTGCTCAAGAGGATCAGTATCAGGAATTTGATCTGCCTTGGTAATCGTGACTATAATGCGCTCGGTAAACTTGGTACGAAGAATCCCCTCGTTTTGCCCGACATATTCAATGTCCACATATTCAGGTTTTTGTAGGGATTTCACCTCTCTTGCTAAGCGCTGATTGATCAGCTCGGCTCGCTCAGTAGCGCTAAAGTTGCCAGCATTGCCCACTTGAAACAACTCAATACCATCCACCACCACAGGAGCTTTCTCTTTACCATTTGCCAAGAATTCCTGTGCTAAGGTGGAGGCTGGTAATAGGGTCAGCAGTAGGGTAAGTACACCTAGCAACACCAATCCCAAGAGACGCTGAACCCTAGCCCTTGGGAAAGGGTTAATGGAAAATCGAACATTGACAAGAGATTCCATAGGTTACGTTCTATTTAGGTGCCATTTTCCATAACATTGAATCTCATGGTTAAGATTGAGCTAACTAGCTGTTCTAGACTACCCGTTCTAGATGTCTAGAGGAATCGTTTTTCTGATCTTGCATTCCCGGTTTTAACCCCTCTAGCAGACCGCTGACCACGAACCAAGTGCCGACTCCCATTATTAACAGTACCACTAAGCCAATCAACCAAACCACAGGTTTATTCTTGGGCAGAGAGTTAGTGACACTTTTCTCACCTAATAGACTAGTCTGGTCAAAGTTCTGTGCAGTGGCGTTCAGGTCATTTTCCCGTTTCAAAGCCGCTGTAATCTTGTACGGACCAATCCGCAAGGTATCCTTGCTTGAAAAAGGTTGAATACCAGAGCGAATCTTTCGTCCATTAATAAACGTGCCGTTGGCGCTGCGGTCAGTAACATAGAGTTGGGTATTAGCCACTGTGATCAGGGCGTGATACCGGGAAATCTCCTTGTCAAGAAGTACCAGATGAGACACAGATTGACCTGCTAAGTGTGCTGGCAAATGGTCATTTTCTCGACCAACAGCAATGGGCGGTCTCAGAACAGGTTTCTTTAACTCGCCGGTTTCTGGGT encodes:
- a CDS encoding pentapeptide repeat-containing protein; the encoded protein is MKYCKYFLHLAAWCISLLQLGKNSNKIPTLPTLPTLPTLPTLPTLPFFFTNMRCTLAAFLLALTILVLPLPAQAQSAATIKANFQNKDLSGKDFSGKNFSYKVFSNVNLQSANLSNAKFIGADITKVNFTNANLHGADFTYAFINRSTFKKADLTDAVFEDAFMSKSKFKGADITGADFTFAILDYNQDRKLCKKASGKNTITGVETKDSLFCY
- a CDS encoding mechanosensitive ion channel domain-containing protein; protein product: MESLVNVRFSINPFPRARVQRLLGLVLLGVLTLLLTLLPASTLAQEFLANGKEKAPVVVDGIELFQVGNAGNFSATERAELINQRLAREVKSLQKPEYVDIEYVGQNEGILRTKFTERIIVTITKADQIPDTDPLEQAEKWEKLIEKAIRQGKQQRMPDYSRQAVRFTAVVLVLLILLYFLLRLFRQFALRKLTSWLGNPASRFFPWHDPAKLFLGAALLGLQLILWTTVILTISDLFPQVRSWRYELLNFLKSPVIGPGESKYSAIQVLLLVVLTVVLWFGVSAITRLFRHYILGKTGADSGVQDVIAILTQYVLTFLGMIIILQSSGLDLSSLTIFASVLGVGIGFGVQNIANNFISGLIITLERPIQQGDFIKVNDLVGTVQHVGSRSTEICTLDKVTIIVPNARFLETEVINWSHGNPISRLKIPVGVAYGSDVEQVKKALLAAAKSHPEVLLRPYPQVWFQEFGESALKFELLVWTGDPKRQPKIKSDLNYRIEKSLRRYDIHIPFPQRDLHVRSPQLEKLLMAWLGDRQPKPPENQLYIPNGYQSQQLPQDSLVSGFLEPIDDLDQDSYPTAPFQEDMVTLDIETLVEEMRQPGGLDIKDRRYRLNSYGCCFVGSEAVDWLVKRCNSTREDAVAIGQILINRGIIHHVADDHPFRDDYLFYRFYLDEN
- a CDS encoding FHA domain-containing protein, coding for MAEPIYVQLTWEDPETGELKKPVLRPPIAVGRENDHLPAHLAGQSVSHLVLLDKEISRYHALITVANTQLYVTDRSANGTFINGRKIRSGIQPFSSKDTLRIGPYKITAALKRENDLNATAQNFDQTSLLGEKSVTNSLPKNKPVVWLIGLVVLLIMGVGTWFVVSGLLEGLKPGMQDQKNDSSRHLERVV